A region from the Tachyglossus aculeatus isolate mTacAcu1 chromosome Y4, mTacAcu1.pri, whole genome shotgun sequence genome encodes:
- the TMEM79 gene encoding transmembrane protein 79, which translates to MVDHEALALMELGAPNPESSKKRPSHHPPQSPGASPASNGSPDGEGVNDAGEGDVASEAATLPWTPCTPSTPQPSAPLADPPEPLTPPGSRAVVPIDPQCVELCPAPPRPTTDLIVRYESETGHPPDPPYPAVVGSPGRKWEAAAGGSPGRKWEAAAGGSPSRKWEAAAAEPPCRKWEMVGRERAGWSRCPLGCRGGGRGERDGWRAVASMGAALVLFPCLLYGAFTLLPFDAPRLPTLASRLVYTLRCGVFATFPIVLGLLVHGVSLLCFGSPRPFTAPRPEVELHRRYVGQSVQLFVLYFFNLAVLATHLPQDLLKLLPLLAGLFAISRLVYWVTFAMGRSFRGFGFGLTFLPLLAMLGWNLYHMFLVEPERLFTSADTPDLTRAGPRPWG; encoded by the exons ATGGTGGACCACGAGGCCCTGGCCCTCATGGAGCTGGGGGCGCCCAACCCAGAGTCCTCCAAGAAGCGGCCCTCCCACCACCCGCCCCAGTCCCCGGGCGCATCCCCCGCGTCCAACGGCTCACCGGACGGCGAAGGGGTGAACGACGCAGGGGAGGGGGATGTGGCCAGCGAGGCGGCCACCCTGCCTTGGACTCCCTGCACCCCGTCGACCCCTCAGCCCAGCGCTCCCCTGGCCGACCCTCCCGAGCCGCTGACCCCGCCGGGGTCCCGGGCCGTGGTGCCCATCGACCCTCAGTGCGTGGAGCTGTGCCCGGCCCCGCCGCGGCCTACCACCGACCTCATCGTCCGCTACGAGAGCGAGACGGGCCACCCGCCGGACCCTCCCTACCCGGCCGTGGTGGGATCCCCCGGCCGCAAGTGGGAGGCCGCGGCGGGGGGATCACCGGGCCGCAAATGGGAGGCCGCGGCGGGAGGGTCCCCCAGCCGCAAATGGGAGGCCGCGGCGGCGGAGCCTCCCTGTAGGAAGTGGGAGATGGTAGGCCGGGAGCGGGCAGGGTGGTCCCGGTGCCCGTTGGGGTGCCGGGGCGGCGGGCGCGGCGAGCGGGACGGCTGGCGGGCCGTGGCGTCCATGGGGGCCGCCCTGGTGCTGTTCCCCTGCCTGCTGTACGGCGCCTTCACCCTCCTGCCCTTCGACGCCCCGCGCCTGCCCACGCTGGCCTCCCGCCTCGTCTACACCCTGCGCTGCGGCGTCTTCGCCACCTTCCCCATAGTGCTGG GCCTGCTGGTCCACGGCGTGTCCCTGCTGTGCTTCGGCTCCCCACGGCCGTTCACGGCCCCCCGACCCGAGGTAGAGCTGCACCGCCGCTACGTGGGTCAGTCGGTCCAGCTGTTCGTGCTGTACTTCTTCAACCTGGCCGTGCTGGCCACCCACCTGCCGCAGGACCTCCTCAAGCTGCTGCCGCTGCTCGCCGGACTCTTCGCCATCTCCCG GCTGGTGTACTGGGTGACCTTCGCCATGGGCCGATCTTTCCGCGGCTTTGGGTTCGGGCTGACGTTCCTGCCGCTGCTGGCCATGCTGGGTTGGAACCTGTACCACATGTTCCTGGTGGAGCCGGAGCGCCTCTTCACCTCCGCCGACACCCCCGACCTCACCCGGGCCGGCCCCCGGCCCTGGGGCTGA